The proteins below come from a single Triticum aestivum cultivar Chinese Spring chromosome 5D, IWGSC CS RefSeq v2.1, whole genome shotgun sequence genomic window:
- the LOC123119508 gene encoding uncharacterized protein has product MSLMRNHRPSALESAERSPFKDLTNTPTNETANQASEKPKSGTNWYARMSDEKRAEYNQKRHMAQADKKAASAIGIDHEEVSEPHAPSLLDVLRTPLSNISNSNVQAGEKAKSGKNWYARLSDEKRAEYNQKRRMARADNKAASVLTIGHEEFSRTHASSSLDVLRTPLSNITAATSADTDHQFGDAALGRRKRSSDEEIAEHCKKLRIARLEKRAATTSVQVTPGTAHSGSSMQTDGQIDWLHTNPTYERQQMNVHEVVDMSVSEGRHRQESFLPGSNSLRSVQVTEVSSAKKRHRMREQYHGMTPEEKEVVLQRKHAYKMGKRHPWSEQSNLAEPACGSAAP; this is encoded by the exons atgtcaCTGATGAGGAATCATCGTCCGTCTGCGTTAGAATCAGCCGAGCGTTCCCCATTTAAAGATCTGACAAATACACCTACTAATGAGACTGCGAATCAAGCGAGTGAAAAACCAAAAAGTGGAACAAATTGGTATGCACGGATGTCCGATGAGAAGAGAGCAGAGTACAACCAGAAGCGGCATATGGCCCAAGCCGACAAAAAGGCTGCATCTGCCATTGGTATTGACCATGAGGAAGTCTCTGAACCACATGCTCCTTCGTTGCTGGATGTGCTACGAACCCCTTTGAGCAACATATCCAACTCAAACGTACAAGCCGGTGAAAAAGCAAAAAGCGGTAAAAATTGGTATGCACGATTGTCCGATGAGAAGAGAGCGGAGTACAACCAGAAGCGACGTATGGCCCGAGCAGACAACAAGGCTGCATCTGTCCTTACTATTGGACATGAGGAATTCTCTCGAACACATGCTTCTTCATCGCTGGATGTGCTACGAACCCCTTTGAGCAACATAACCG ctgcAACCTCGGCTGATACCGACCATCAATTTGGAGATGCAGCTCTTGGACGCAGAAAACGAAGCTCTGACGAGGAGATAGCAGAGCACTGCAAGAAGCTCCGGATCGCTCGACTAGAAAAGCGAGCTGCAACCACTAGCGTCCAAGTAACACCTG GTACTGCTCATAGTGGATCATCTATGCAGACAGATGGTCAGATTGATTGGCTGCACACGAATCCCACTTATGAACGACAACAGATGAATGTTCATGAGGTAGTGGACATGTCTGTATCTGAAGGGAGACATAGGCAAGAAAGTTTTCTGCCCGGAAGTAACTCACTTCGCTCTGTTCAAGTGACTG AGGTATCTTCTGCCAAGAAACGGCATCGCATGAGAGAACAATATCATGGAATGACGCCAGAAGAAAAAGAAGTTGTGTTGCAGAGGAAACACGCGTATAAGATGGGAAAACGCCATCCATGGTCTGAACAGTCCAACCTTGCTGAGCCAGCATGTGGATCTGCAGCCCCCTAG